One segment of Hemitrygon akajei chromosome 15, sHemAka1.3, whole genome shotgun sequence DNA contains the following:
- the LOC140739441 gene encoding pantothenate kinase 3 isoform X1 has translation MKIKDAKKPSFPWFGMDIGGTLVKLVYFEPIDITAEEEEEEVESLKSIRKYLVSNVAYGSTGIRDVHLELKDLTLCGRKGNLHFIRFPTHDLPTFIQMGRDKNFSTLHTVLCATGGGAYKFEEEFRTIGNLQLHKLDELDCLVNGLLHIDSLSFNGQAECYYFENASDPEKCQKMPFNLDDPYPLLVVNIGSGVSILAVYSKDHYKRVTGTSLGGGTFLGLCCLLTGCETFDEALEMASKGDSTMADKLVRDIYGGDYERFGLPGWAVASSFGNMICREKRDLVSKEDLARATLVTITNNIGSIARMCALNEKINRVVFVGNFLRVNTLSMKLLAYALDYWSRGQLKALFLEHEGYFGAVGALLGLLNST, from the exons ATGAAGATCAAAGACGCCAAGAAACCCT CGTTCCCCTGGTTTGGGATGGATATTGGTGGGACTCTGGTGAAGCTGGTTTATTTTGAGCCCATTGATATCACAgctgaggaagaggaagaggaggtgGAGAGCCTGAAAAGTATTCGCAAGTATTTGGTGTCAAATGTTGCCTATGGGTCCACGGGCATCCGAGATGTGCACCTTGAGCTCAAAGACTTGACGCTTTGTGGCCGCAAAGGAAACCTGCACTTTATTCGATTTCCAACGCATGACCTACCTACCTTCATTCAGATGGGGAGAGACAAGAACTTTTCAACACTACACACAGTGCTTTGTGCGACTGGAGGTGGTGCTTATAAATTTGAAGAAGAATTTCGTACG ATTGGTAATCTGCAGTTACACAAACTGGATGAACTGGACTGCCTGGTTAAtggccttttgcacattgattctcTCAGCTTTAATGGCCAGGCAGAATGTTACTACTTTGAGAATGCCTCTGATCCTGAGAAATGCCAGAAGATGCCTTTCAACCTTGATGACCCTTACCCTTTGCTCGTGGTGAACATTGGTTCAGGAGTCAGCATATTAGCTGTTTACTCAAAGGACCATTATAAAAGAGTAACTGGAACCAG TTTAGGAGGTGGAACCTTCCTGGGCCTCTGCTGTTTGCTTACAGGTTGTGAGACTTTCGATGAAGCTCTTGAAATGGCCTCTAAAGGTGACAGCACAATGGCCGACAAACTAGTCCGGGATATCTATGGAGGGGACTACGAGCGATTTGGTTTGCCAGGTTGGGCAGTAGCTTCCAG CTTTGGCAACATGATTTGCAGAGAGAAACGTGATTTAGTTAGCAAAGAAGACCTAGCAAGAGCTACCTTGGTCACCAtcacaaacaacattggatccaTTGCACGAATGTGTGCATTGAATGAG AAAATAAACAGAGTTGTTTTTGTTGGGAACTTCCTGCGAGTTAATACACTGTCAATGAAGCTTCTGGCCTATGCATTGGACTACTGGTCAAGGGGACAACTGAAGGCATTATTTCTAGAGCATGAG
- the LOC140739441 gene encoding pantothenate kinase 3 isoform X2 yields MKIKDAKKPSFPWFGMDIGGTLVKLVYFEPIDITAEEEEEEVESLKSIRKYLVSNVAYGSTGIRDVHLELKDLTLCGRKGNLHFIRFPTHDLPTFIQMGRDKNFSTLHTVLCATGGGAYKFEEEFRTIGNLQLHKLDELDCLVNGLLHIDSLSFNGQAECYYFENASDPEKCQKMPFNLDDPYPLLVVNIGSGVSILAVYSKDHYKRVTGTSLGGGTFLGLCCLLTGCETFDEALEMASKGDSTMADKLVRDIYGGDYERFGLPGWAVASSFGNMICREKRDLVSKEDLARATLVTITNNIGSIARMCALNEKINRVVFVGNFLRVNTLSMKLLAYALDYWSRGQLKALFLEHEPVTS; encoded by the exons ATGAAGATCAAAGACGCCAAGAAACCCT CGTTCCCCTGGTTTGGGATGGATATTGGTGGGACTCTGGTGAAGCTGGTTTATTTTGAGCCCATTGATATCACAgctgaggaagaggaagaggaggtgGAGAGCCTGAAAAGTATTCGCAAGTATTTGGTGTCAAATGTTGCCTATGGGTCCACGGGCATCCGAGATGTGCACCTTGAGCTCAAAGACTTGACGCTTTGTGGCCGCAAAGGAAACCTGCACTTTATTCGATTTCCAACGCATGACCTACCTACCTTCATTCAGATGGGGAGAGACAAGAACTTTTCAACACTACACACAGTGCTTTGTGCGACTGGAGGTGGTGCTTATAAATTTGAAGAAGAATTTCGTACG ATTGGTAATCTGCAGTTACACAAACTGGATGAACTGGACTGCCTGGTTAAtggccttttgcacattgattctcTCAGCTTTAATGGCCAGGCAGAATGTTACTACTTTGAGAATGCCTCTGATCCTGAGAAATGCCAGAAGATGCCTTTCAACCTTGATGACCCTTACCCTTTGCTCGTGGTGAACATTGGTTCAGGAGTCAGCATATTAGCTGTTTACTCAAAGGACCATTATAAAAGAGTAACTGGAACCAG TTTAGGAGGTGGAACCTTCCTGGGCCTCTGCTGTTTGCTTACAGGTTGTGAGACTTTCGATGAAGCTCTTGAAATGGCCTCTAAAGGTGACAGCACAATGGCCGACAAACTAGTCCGGGATATCTATGGAGGGGACTACGAGCGATTTGGTTTGCCAGGTTGGGCAGTAGCTTCCAG CTTTGGCAACATGATTTGCAGAGAGAAACGTGATTTAGTTAGCAAAGAAGACCTAGCAAGAGCTACCTTGGTCACCAtcacaaacaacattggatccaTTGCACGAATGTGTGCATTGAATGAG AAAATAAACAGAGTTGTTTTTGTTGGGAACTTCCTGCGAGTTAATACACTGTCAATGAAGCTTCTGGCCTATGCATTGGACTACTGGTCAAGGGGACAACTGAAGGCATTATTTCTAGAGCATGAG